The Anabaena sp. WA102 genome contains a region encoding:
- the ilvD gene encoding dihydroxy-acid dehydratase — MSENLKSKAITQGVQRSPNRAMLRAVGFQDEDFNKAIVGVANGYSTITPCNMGINELAQRAQTAVKAAGAMPQIFGTITVSDGISMGTEGMKYSLVSREVIADSIETACSAQSMDGVLAIGGCDKNMPGAMLAMARMNIPAIFVYGGTIKPGHYEGKDLTVVSSFEAVGQYSAGKIDENELLAVERGACPGAGSCGGMFTANTMSSAFEAMGMSLPYSSTMAAEDPEKADSTEQSAVVLVEAIRKQILPRQIITRKSIENAISVIMAVGGSTNAVLHFLAIARAAGVELTIDDFETIRGRVPVICDLKPSGKYVATDLHKAGGIPQVMKMLLVHDLLHGDCITISGQTVAEVLADIPAEPRPDQDVIRPWNNPMYAQGHLAILKGNLATEGAVAKITGVKKPVITGPARVFESEESCLDAILAGKITAGDVIVIRYEGPKGGPGMREMLAPTSAIIGAGLGDSVGLITDGRFSGGTYGMVVGHVAPEAAVGGAIALVAEGDSITIDAHNRLLQLNISDAELAIRRANWQPLPPRYTKGVLAKYAKLVSSSSVGAVTDLDLFAN, encoded by the coding sequence ATGTCAGAAAATCTTAAAAGTAAAGCTATCACACAAGGGGTACAGCGATCGCCTAATCGTGCCATGCTGCGGGCTGTCGGTTTTCAAGATGAAGATTTTAACAAAGCCATAGTCGGTGTAGCCAATGGTTACAGCACCATCACCCCCTGTAACATGGGGATTAACGAACTGGCACAAAGGGCGCAAACTGCTGTAAAAGCCGCCGGTGCCATGCCCCAAATTTTCGGGACAATTACTGTCAGTGACGGGATTTCTATGGGAACAGAAGGGATGAAATACTCCCTAGTATCACGGGAAGTCATCGCTGATTCCATTGAAACAGCCTGTAGCGCCCAAAGTATGGACGGTGTATTAGCAATTGGTGGTTGTGATAAAAATATGCCTGGGGCAATGTTAGCAATGGCGCGGATGAATATCCCTGCTATCTTTGTCTATGGTGGAACAATCAAACCCGGACATTATGAGGGTAAAGACTTAACCGTTGTCAGTTCCTTTGAAGCCGTTGGTCAATACAGTGCCGGGAAAATTGACGAAAATGAACTGTTAGCAGTTGAACGCGGTGCTTGCCCCGGTGCAGGGTCATGTGGAGGGATGTTTACAGCCAATACCATGTCTTCAGCATTTGAAGCAATGGGCATGAGTTTACCCTATTCCTCAACTATGGCCGCAGAAGACCCAGAAAAAGCCGACAGTACGGAACAATCAGCCGTTGTCCTCGTTGAAGCTATTCGCAAGCAGATATTACCTCGGCAAATCATCACCCGTAAATCCATAGAAAACGCCATTTCTGTAATTATGGCGGTAGGTGGTTCAACCAATGCAGTATTACATTTTTTAGCGATCGCCCGCGCTGCTGGTGTAGAATTAACCATAGACGACTTTGAAACCATTCGCGGTAGAGTTCCCGTCATCTGTGATTTAAAACCCAGTGGTAAATATGTAGCCACAGACTTACACAAAGCCGGCGGAATTCCCCAAGTCATGAAAATGCTTCTAGTCCATGACTTACTGCATGGAGACTGTATCACCATTTCCGGGCAAACCGTCGCCGAAGTTTTAGCAGATATCCCCGCCGAACCACGCCCAGACCAAGACGTAATTCGTCCCTGGAATAACCCCATGTATGCCCAGGGACACCTAGCCATTCTCAAAGGCAACCTCGCCACAGAAGGGGCAGTAGCAAAAATTACCGGAGTCAAAAAGCCAGTTATTACAGGACCCGCCAGGGTATTTGAATCAGAAGAATCCTGTTTAGATGCCATCCTCGCTGGAAAAATCACAGCCGGTGATGTCATTGTGATCCGTTACGAAGGACCAAAAGGTGGACCCGGCATGAGAGAAATGTTAGCCCCTACCTCCGCCATTATTGGTGCTGGTTTAGGAGACTCCGTAGGCTTAATTACCGACGGACGTTTCTCCGGTGGTACTTACGGCATGGTAGTCGGCCACGTTGCCCCAGAAGCGGCTGTAGGTGGTGCGATCGCCCTAGTAGCAGAAGGTGATAGCATTACCATAGATGCCCATAATCGTCTATTACAACTGAATATATCAGATGCAGAATTAGCCATCCGTCGCGCAAATTGGCAACCACTTCCACCCAGATATACCAAAGGCGTACTTGCCAAATATGCCAAATTGGTATCCTCCAGCAGTGTAGGTGCAGTCACAGATTTGGACTTATTTGCTAACTAG
- a CDS encoding AAA family ATPase, which produces MQNTNKIISENTIRKILTKQGVEEYAIKIVFKALNISYKRNVDVILVSKDINTAKSCHQDFFPVENKHSNFFGRDDDIARLNTLINQHRKMIVIQGPGGLGKTTLAKQYLDNQGFDLVLSLEMARETGNIISVESVVEEWLQQYFEQEPGREFGIALARLKKHLQNRQVGILIDNLEPALDKHGRFIQNYSRYLELFRVLADATVQSFTIITSRECLFDDRVDIISHYYLSRLGVSAWQEFFAFHEVEIDISLLEEMHIKYGGNAKAMHALVGSIKTDYEGDATAYWQESCTLVERGLKNLVVNQFNRLQSLNPNAYKLLCRLGCYRYQDIPQVTEDALLALLWDIPDQQERMYIIRSLKNLRLFEFAKGKYWLHPLITEESVKRLKSSQEWDEVNRKAAEFWRGSVTGETHLY; this is translated from the coding sequence ATGCAAAATACTAATAAAATTATAAGTGAAAATACGATTCGTAAAATTTTAACAAAGCAGGGTGTTGAAGAGTATGCAATTAAAATAGTATTTAAGGCATTGAATATATCATATAAGCGTAACGTAGATGTCATTTTAGTTTCAAAAGATATAAATACTGCGAAGAGTTGCCATCAAGACTTCTTTCCTGTTGAGAACAAACATTCTAATTTTTTCGGTAGAGATGATGACATAGCAAGGCTTAATACTCTAATCAATCAACATCGAAAAATGATTGTTATTCAGGGACCAGGAGGACTAGGTAAAACAACTTTAGCCAAGCAATATTTAGATAATCAAGGGTTTGATTTAGTTTTATCCCTAGAAATGGCTAGGGAGACTGGGAACATCATTAGCGTAGAAAGCGTAGTTGAAGAATGGCTGCAACAATACTTTGAACAAGAACCAGGAAGGGAATTTGGTATTGCACTCGCAAGATTAAAAAAACACTTGCAAAATCGCCAAGTCGGGATATTAATTGATAACTTAGAACCCGCACTAGATAAACATGGTAGGTTCATTCAAAATTATAGTCGTTATTTAGAATTATTCAGGGTTTTAGCTGATGCAACTGTGCAGTCATTTACGATAATTACTAGTAGAGAATGTTTATTTGATGACCGTGTTGATATAATCTCTCATTATTATTTAAGTAGATTAGGTGTATCAGCGTGGCAAGAATTTTTTGCATTTCACGAAGTCGAGATTGATATTTCTTTACTAGAAGAAATGCACATAAAATATGGGGGTAATGCAAAAGCTATGCACGCCCTAGTTGGGTCAATAAAAACAGATTATGAAGGAGATGCAACTGCTTATTGGCAAGAAAGTTGTACTTTGGTGGAAAGAGGATTAAAAAATTTAGTTGTCAATCAATTTAACCGATTGCAAAGTTTAAATCCAAATGCTTATAAGTTACTGTGTCGGTTAGGGTGTTATCGCTATCAAGATATACCGCAAGTTACCGAAGATGCCTTACTAGCTTTGTTGTGGGATATTCCTGACCAGCAAGAGCGTATGTATATAATTAGAAGTTTAAAAAATTTGCGTTTGTTTGAATTTGCCAAGGGGAAGTATTGGCTGCATCCACTGATTACAGAAGAGAGCGTAAAAAGGTTAAAATCAAGTCAAGAATGGGATGAAGTTAACCGAAAAGCCGCCGAATTTTGGAGAGGTAGTGTAACAGGGGAAACGCATCTATACTGA
- a CDS encoding carboxypeptidase-like regulatory domain-containing protein, with protein MTFYFLPSVQCFNYHPNYDHYCKHINPAVAVFAQTQIKPAITPGVKEFTDTVEIPRVIDSNKLYSDKISNKPLNKEETNSKNQEVTQEVPKTAAVSPVNESAPSPPNPSPQPIPPIDPKNIAAQWGVLPVAIEVDGRMVVKSTLIRGTEDGSQAIQFDDWLVPYDSMIKALNIRVTNLPNGQVQLRSRTVIFNLDLSRLKLDPEIGAVLSIRDVKDWFGITPEFDINNYGIQIKYPATNQSDPTKVPVEPPIDFTNIPHLSAPRFTVTTINKQETTENSPSRGSQNRTFTSSGSLLGGSWLLTLNQTRTQDKNKNETILRLGSASYTLNKSSTDLFIGSQQPFWRSTSPKPFWGVTAVKRWGFTMPLGNGGNANTRVRPTSFGQTVRGQAAPGTLVQLLSRYNQQLFAEVLVDESGKYSFNDVTLSEVRLLLYPQGKLTSKPEERIVNLPIIPGQSPSQTSSLMVSAGTRRNNFTNNKQFLGTFSDLSLAASYRYGVSQELTLGAIASYDNGFSASTELLFQPENTPLQITASALTPTLNTDWDFNANIQYNPTPKIKANLATDLQRSSLNISGTILPRLSLFSNFNYDYTASSPFRYNIGARTNILVRKISASLTLQWNSVSKLKWDLTGKIGNLELQHSRSNFLTKTNLTYNLLGNSRLKAGNSYNSLGLSYQTLASPGSSNSKGDSLLTLNWRFQPDKSKLQVELGYIIGSNGSGFMTNFSHEIFSGLFLQANYSNVGLGSNSGRFELSLSTNFDFKRGVYLKDSSPPIGDIFSGILLKPFLDKNNNGTREPTEPLIVKKFDSLLILNNKPISQYPSEVTDNEIVVPIDPGLYRLDLDPSSYPLDWYPTKNTAVGIEVTGGGFTEVLIPFARSYTISGTATDSQGKVMSGAKVEAVSSTSSHRVFSITSADGIYYLEGLIDPNYNLFINNIPAAPKTIDLSQSSEPYQQLNLRLKP; from the coding sequence ATGACTTTTTATTTTTTACCATCTGTCCAATGTTTCAACTACCATCCTAATTATGACCACTACTGTAAGCATATAAACCCTGCCGTTGCTGTATTTGCACAAACTCAAATTAAGCCTGCTATAACGCCTGGAGTTAAAGAGTTTACCGATACAGTAGAGATTCCGCGAGTGATAGATTCAAATAAGCTATACTCGGATAAAATCTCTAACAAACCACTCAATAAAGAAGAAACAAATAGTAAAAATCAGGAAGTTACTCAAGAAGTTCCTAAAACCGCAGCAGTCTCGCCAGTTAATGAGTCTGCCCCTTCTCCCCCCAACCCATCCCCCCAACCCATCCCCCCCATTGATCCTAAAAATATTGCTGCTCAATGGGGTGTTTTGCCTGTTGCAATTGAAGTAGATGGACGTATGGTTGTTAAAAGTACATTGATAAGGGGAACTGAGGATGGTTCTCAGGCAATTCAATTTGATGATTGGCTTGTTCCCTATGATTCAATGATCAAGGCGTTAAATATTCGGGTGACTAATTTGCCTAATGGTCAGGTACAGTTACGATCACGCACAGTTATCTTCAATCTTGATCTTAGCCGCCTCAAACTCGACCCCGAAATTGGTGCTGTGTTGTCTATACGGGATGTTAAAGACTGGTTTGGTATTACTCCAGAATTTGACATTAATAATTATGGCATCCAAATTAAATATCCTGCCACAAACCAATCTGACCCCACCAAAGTCCCCGTTGAACCGCCCATTGACTTCACGAATATCCCCCATCTTTCCGCGCCTCGATTCACTGTCACCACCATAAATAAACAAGAAACAACCGAAAATTCCCCTTCTCGTGGTAGTCAGAACCGAACATTTACCAGTAGTGGTAGCTTGCTAGGAGGATCATGGCTTCTTACTCTCAATCAAACACGAACCCAAGACAAAAATAAAAATGAAACCATTTTGAGATTAGGTTCAGCCAGCTATACTCTCAACAAAAGCTCCACCGATTTATTTATAGGCTCACAACAGCCCTTTTGGCGTAGCACTAGCCCCAAACCTTTTTGGGGTGTAACTGCCGTCAAACGCTGGGGATTTACCATGCCCCTGGGGAACGGTGGAAACGCAAATACTCGTGTCCGGCCAACCAGTTTCGGTCAAACGGTGAGAGGTCAAGCCGCTCCAGGAACTTTAGTACAATTACTTTCTAGGTATAATCAGCAGCTTTTTGCCGAGGTTTTAGTGGATGAATCAGGAAAATACAGCTTTAACGATGTCACCCTTTCTGAGGTGCGATTACTGTTATATCCCCAAGGAAAACTGACATCTAAACCCGAAGAAAGGATTGTCAATCTCCCAATTATCCCTGGACAGTCGCCTTCCCAGACTTCTTCTCTAATGGTATCAGCCGGGACACGACGCAATAATTTTACTAATAACAAACAGTTTTTAGGAACTTTCAGTGATTTGTCTTTAGCTGCCAGCTATCGTTATGGGGTATCCCAAGAACTGACATTGGGAGCGATCGCTAGTTATGACAATGGTTTTTCCGCCTCAACAGAGTTGTTGTTTCAACCCGAAAATACTCCCCTACAAATTACAGCTTCGGCTTTAACTCCAACTCTGAACACAGATTGGGACTTTAATGCTAATATTCAGTATAATCCCACTCCTAAAATCAAAGCCAATTTAGCTACAGATTTACAACGCAGTAGTTTGAATATTAGTGGAACTATTTTACCCCGTCTATCGCTATTTAGTAATTTTAACTATGACTACACTGCTAGTTCGCCATTTAGGTACAACATTGGCGCGCGAACTAATATATTAGTCCGGAAAATTTCTGCTTCCCTAACTCTACAATGGAATAGTGTAAGCAAACTAAAATGGGATTTAACTGGCAAAATAGGTAATCTTGAACTCCAACATTCTCGTAGTAATTTTCTTACCAAAACTAACCTCACTTACAATCTCTTAGGTAACTCTAGATTAAAAGCAGGCAATTCCTATAATTCTCTGGGTTTGAGTTATCAAACTCTTGCATCACCTGGTTCTAGCAACTCTAAAGGGGACTCTTTACTAACTCTCAATTGGCGTTTTCAGCCAGATAAATCTAAATTGCAGGTAGAATTAGGTTATATTATTGGCTCAAATGGGTCGGGATTTATGACTAATTTCTCCCACGAAATCTTTTCCGGTTTATTTTTGCAAGCTAATTATAGTAATGTTGGTTTGGGGTCTAATAGTGGTAGATTTGAACTTTCACTATCAACTAATTTTGACTTCAAACGTGGTGTTTACCTAAAAGATTCTTCTCCACCTATAGGCGACATTTTTAGTGGTATTCTACTTAAACCATTTTTAGATAAAAATAATAACGGTACTAGAGAGCCAACAGAGCCTTTAATTGTCAAAAAATTCGACTCACTCTTGATTCTCAATAACAAGCCTATTTCCCAATATCCATCAGAAGTTACTGATAATGAGATTGTTGTACCCATTGACCCAGGACTTTATCGCCTTGACTTAGATCCTTCTAGCTATCCTCTAGATTGGTATCCTACTAAAAATACTGCTGTAGGGATTGAAGTTACAGGGGGAGGTTTTACAGAAGTCCTGATTCCCTTTGCTAGATCCTATACGATATCAGGAACTGCAACTGATTCTCAAGGAAAAGTTATGTCTGGTGCCAAGGTTGAAGCTGTGTCTTCTACCTCTAGTCACAGAGTCTTTTCTATTACTAGTGCGGACGGTATCTATTATCTAGAGGGATTAATAGACCCTAATTATAATCTTTTCATTAATAATATCCCCGCAGCACCGAAAACAATAGATCTAAGCCAATCCTCCGAACCATATCAACAGCTAAATTTGAGACTTAAACCGTAA